The Gemmatimonadaceae bacterium genomic sequence CAAGACGACGATTTATGCGCCGATGTCGGGTCGCGTGACCCGTCTCGTCGTGGAGCAGGGCGAGACCGCGGTTCCGGGCACCTTCAACAAGGACGCGGCGACGCTGCTGACGATCAGCGACATGTCCATGCTCGAGACGCGCGTCAAGGTCGATGAGACGGACGTGGCGCGCATCAAGATCGGCGATTCGGCGCAGGTGCAGGTCGACGCCTTTCCCGACACCACGTTCATCGGCAAGGTCACCAAGATCTCGAACAGCTCGGTGAAGAACGCCGCCTCGACGTCGACCGATCAGGCGGTCGACTACGAAGTGACGATTCAGCTCCTCAACGCGCCGCCCGACACGCGGCCCGACTTCTCGGCCACGGCCAAGGTGATCACGGACCAGCGCAAGAACGTGCTGTCGGTGCCGATCATCGCCCTGACGGTGCGCGAGAACGAGACGCTCAACAAGGGTGATACCGCGGTGGGTCTTGGCAAGGCCAAGCCCGCCAAGGACATCGGCAAGAAGGACGTGGAGGGGGTCTTCGTGGTGGGGGCTGACAACAAAGTGACCTTCCGGCCCGTAAAAGTAGGGATCGCCGGCGAGAAGCACTTTGAGATCCTGAGCGGCCTCAAGGACGGCGAGAAGATCGTCGCCGGCACCTACCAGGCGATTCGCGAACTGAAGGACGGCGCGCTCGTGCGCGAACAGAAGGTCGACGCGAAGAAGCCCACCAGCGGTACCACGGGGAGCAAGTCGTGAGTCATGACACTGTAGAAGCTCCGCTCGGCATGACCGCCGAGCGGCAGGTGGTAGTGAGTCAGCCGGGCGCCGCGCCTGATCCCAAGTGGGTCATCGTGACGCGCGGCATCAAGCGTGAGTACGACATGGGCGGCGAAATCGTGCGCGCGTTGCGCGGCGTCGATCTCGCGATCGCCCGAAACGAATACGTCGCGATCATGGGCCCGTCCGGCTCGGGCAAGTCGACGCTGATGAACATCGTCGGCTGTCTCGATACGCCAAACGCGGGCGAGTACTGGCTGAACGGCCAGGAAGTATCGAAGATGTCCGACGACGCGCTGGCGCGCGTGCGAAACAAGGAGATCGGATTCGTCTTCCAGACGTTCAACCTCCTGCCCCGCGCCACCGCCCTGCATAACGTGGAGCTTCCACTGGTGTATGCCGGCGTCAGTTCCGACGAGCGGAAGCGCCGCGCCAAGGAAGCATTGGCCAAGGTACAACTCGACAATCGCATGGATCACCGGCCGAATGAGTTGTCGGGCGGCCAGCGCCAGCGTGTCGCGATCGCCCGCGCGCTGGTCAACAATCCCTCGATGCTGCTTGCCGACGAACCGACCGGTAACCTCGACTCGCAGACATCCGAGGAAATCATGCGCGTGTTCGAGACCCTCGCGAGCTCCGGTCAGACGGTCGTCATGGTGACGCACGAACCCGACATCGCCGCGCATGCGCGGCGAATCGTCGTGTTGCGCGACGGTCTCATCTCGACCGACGAGCGGCGCGAAGCGTTCACGAGCCGACTCGCGCTGTAACTTCTCGGGGCTTTGGGCGTATGGGCGTGTGAGCGGATGAATCGCCACACGCCCATCCGCTTTTAAGGCCATACGTCCCGACGCCACGACGCCCCACCCGATGTCCCTCTTCCAAGCCCTCGCCATCGCCTGGCAAACCATCCGCGTGCAGAAGCTCAAGAGCTTCTTCACGGTCGTCGGCGTGGTGATCAGCGTGATGTTTCTAATCGGCGTCGTGTCGATCGTGCAGGGGATGAGCAAGTACGTCGAGGACGACTTCGCCGGAAAATTTCTTGGCGTGAACACGTTCAATCTGCGGCGCTATCCCGACATCAACACCGATGTCACCGCGGATGAATGGCGTGCCTGGCAGCGCCGTCCAAAGATCACGATCGAAGACGGCTATGCGGTGCGCGACGCGCTGCCGCCTGACGCGCGCTGGGCAATGCACGATCTCGTGTGGGCGCAGGCCAGTTCGGCGTTCTTCGTTGGCGGTCCGCAAGTCCTTGCCGAAGCGGCCACCGCGGAATTCTTCAAGATCAAGGATCTGGGAATCACCAAGGGCCGAGCGTTCACCGAGCAGGACGACGTCGCGCAATCGCCGGTGATCGTGATCGGCGACGAAGTGGCGTCGCGGTATTTCCCCAATCTGGATCCGATCGGGCGGGAGATTCGCATCAACCACTTCCCGTTCACCGTGATCGGTGTGCTGGAGAAGCAGGGGACGGTGTTCGGCCTCTCGCTCGACCGTCAGGTGATCGCGCCGTTCCACTCCGAGATGTCGCGGCTGACGCATGCGAGGAACAGTCTCTACGGCGTCGTGATCCAGTCGCCGACGCCGGATGCATACAAGCCGCTCGAGGAGTCGGTGCGCGAAGTGATGCGCCGCCGCCACCACCTGCATCCCAGCGAAGCGGACGATTTCGTATTCGAGAGCTCCGAGACCGCGCTCTCGCAGTGGTTCACGATTCGTAAATACCTCGTGCTCGCCGGCATGGTATTGCCCGCGGTGGGATTGATCGTGAGCGCGATCGTGATCATGAACATCATGCTGGTCGCAGTGGCGCAGCGGACGCGCGAGATCGGCATTCGGAAGTCACTCGGCGCGCGGCGGCGCGACATCCTCGCGCAATTCCTGATCGAGTCGGCGACGCTGAGCTGCTTCGGCGCGTTGATCGGCATCGGCGCGGGCATCGGCCTGGCGAAGCTGATCTCCGCCGTGTCGCCACTGCCGGCCGCGGTCGCACCGTGGTCGATCGTACTCGGCGTCGCCATCGGCGCGGGCGTCGGCATCGTATCGGGTGCGTATCCCGCGAGCATCGCGGCGCGGCTCGATCCCATTCTCGCCATGCGGCAGGAGTAGGACGATGCGCATCGGCGCCAAGCTCTATTCGCTCCTCGAGGGGGTGCTCATCGCGTTCGACGCCATGCGCGTCAACAAGGTGCGCACCGGTCTCACCGTCCTTGGCATCGCCGTGGGCGTGTTCGTCGTGACCGTGATGTCGGCCGCGGTGCACGGCATCAACGAAGGGGTGAGCCGAAGCATTGCGGCGGCGGGGCCGACGACGTTCTTCCTCACGCGCTGGCCCGTTGACCTCAACGGCGGCTGCAACGGCTCGGCCGACAGCTGTCCGTGGCGCAACAATCGGCCGCTTACCGTCGAGCAGGCGAAGGCGATCGCCGAGCTCCCTTCGATTCAGGGTGTCACGACGCACATCAGCAGCAACTCGTCGATCAAGTATGCGGATCGCGAGCTGCCATCCGTCTCGATCGACGCCTATTCGCCCGGCTGGATCGACGTGGACGGCGGCGACGTGACCTCGGGCCGAGATTTTACGCCGACCGAAAACGACGCGGGCGCCAACGTGCTTCTCGTCAATCCGAAAATCGTCGAGAAGCTTTTCCTCGGCGAAGATCCCGTCGGCAAGCCGGTGCGCCTCAACGGCAAAGAGTTCGTCGTGATCGGCGTGTATCAACCGCTCGTGAACGCGTTCGACAACGGCAGCAAGGGCAAGCTGTACATGCCGTTCGAGTCGGCCAAGCGTCGCATGGCGGTGAGCACCTGGTGGTTGGACGTGACCGTCAAACCGCGCGACGGGTACCCGCGCGACCAGGCGATGGACGACGTCCTGACCACGCTGCGCAGCATGCGGCATCTGCGTCCGACGCAGCAGAATGACTTCTTCACGTCGACGCCTGAAAAGATCATGCAGATCTACGACCGGGTCGTTGGCGTGTTCTTCCTCGTCATGATCACGCTCTCGGCAATCGGCCTGCTGGTCGGCGGCGTTGGCGTCGTGGCGATCATGATGATCTCCGTCACCGAACGCACGAGCGAGATCGGCGTACGGAAGGCGCTCGGAGCAACGCGCGCGTTGATTTTGTGGCAGTTCCTCGTCGAGGCGGTGACGCTCACGGCCATTGGCGCCTCACTGGGGCTGATTCTCGGCTCGAGCGTGGCGTATTTGATTCGCAGCACCACGCCGATCGCCGCGCAGGTGCCGCCGATGGCGATCGTCGCCGCACTCGGGGCCAGCGCATTCACCGGTGTGTTGTTCGGCATGATCCCGGCGGTGCGCGCCGCGCGGCTCAATCCCGTGGACGCGTTACGGTATGAATAGCCTGTCGTTCCGAGCCGCAGGCGAGGAATCTGGCGTCCCGATAGATAGACGTCCTTCTGACCGTGAAAGCAGATCCCTCGCTTCGCTCGGGATGACACGATGCCGATAATCGAAGCGGTTCGCCTGGCGCTGGCGCAGATTCGCGTGCAGAAGCTCAAAAGCTTCTTCACGCTCACGGGCGTGATGATCGGCGTGATGTTCCTGATCGCCGTCGTGTCGATCGTGGAAGGCATGGGGCGCTACATGGAGGACGATTTCGCGGGCCGCCTTCTGGGCGCGAACACGTTCACGCTGCGCCGCTATCCGTGGTTCGGCAACAACACCACGCGCGAACAATGGATGGAATGGCAGCGCCGTCCGCGCGTGTACACCGCGGACGTGGCGTTCGTGCGCTCCGTGCTGCCGGGTGGTACGCGCTGGGCGGTGGAGAGCCAGGAGCGCGTCACGGCGTCGAGCGCGTACATGCGGCCGCGGTCCGTCGACGCGCATGCGGTCGACGGCGACTACTTCTTCATCAAGAAGTATGACATGTCGTCGGGCCGGGCCATCGCACCGCAGGAGTACGAGCTCGGCTCGACGGTGGTCGTGATCGGCGACGAAGCCGCCAAGTTCTTTTTCCCGAATTTGAACCCGGTCGGCCGCGAGCTGCGCATGGCCGGAATTCCGTATCAGGTCATCGGCGTCATCGCGCATCAGGGTACCTTGTTCGGGCAATCGCTCGATCAGATGGTGATCGCGCCGTTCAATTCCCCGCTCCATCGCGTCACGAATCCGCGCGGCGACATCGACGGGCTGCTGGTCCAGTCGTCGAGTACGATCATGATGAACGACGTCATGGAGAGCGTTCGCGAAGCGCTGCGCGCGCATCGCCACCTGCGCCCCGCGCAACCGGACAACTTCGTCATGGAGACGTCGGAGTCGGCGCTGGCGTTCTTCGAACGCATTCGCGGCATCATGACCATCGTCGGCGCGGCGTTGCCGGGGGTGAGCCTCATCGTGGGCGGCATGGTCATCATGAACATCATGCTGGTGTCCGTCGCAGAGCGCACGCACGAAATCGGCATCCGCAAATCGCTCGGCGCGCGGCGGAAGGACATTCTCCGGCAGTTCCTCATCGAGTCGGCGACACTGAGCACGGTCGGCGCGATGATCGGCATCGTCTTCGGCATCGCCGCCGCGAAGCTCATCGCGTACAAGACACCGCTGCCCGCGGCGGTGGCGCCCTGGTCGATCGTGGTCGCGACGCTGCTTGGGACGGTCGTCGGCATCGTGTCGGGCGTCTACCCCGCACGGCGCGCGTCGCTGCTCGATCCCATCGAAGCACTCCGGCAAGAGACCTGACGCGGCCATGAGACTGTTCGCCAGATTCACCAACGCGCTCGAGGGCGTGGCGATCGCGATCGAGGCGATTCGCTCGAACAAAGGCCGCGCGGCGCTCACGATCATGGGCGTGGCGGTCGGCGTGTTCGTCGTCGTGGCGCTGTCGTCGGTCGTGCGCGGCGTGAACGAATCGTTCGCCCGCGACGTCGCGGCGGCGGGACCGACGTCATTCTTCGTCTATCGCCGCCCGATCAGCGCATTCCGCAACTGCGATCCCAGCGATCCGAATTCGTGCCCCGACCGCCGCAACCCGGCGATCACGGACGGCGAAGCGATCGGCATCAACGCGCTCGAGTCGATCTACGCCGTCACGCAGCACGTGGCCGGCAACGGCGCGTTCAAGTACAAAGATCGCGAACTCAACGCCGGCATCGAGTACTACA encodes the following:
- a CDS encoding efflux RND transporter periplasmic adaptor subunit; protein product: MGKKAKWAIGVVAVAGVAVLIGASAAKRGNKATEVRIEPVQKRDLVASVTASGQISPHTKVDVASDVSGKITKLAVKEGQMVTAGQFLLQIDQEQPQANVQHAEAAVASSRAQLAQANANLDQSKKTYDRSAEIKKKNAQLISDESLEQLRTAVDVNVAVVDAAKHAVDQAVASLNDAKSALSKTTIYAPMSGRVTRLVVEQGETAVPGTFNKDAATLLTISDMSMLETRVKVDETDVARIKIGDSAQVQVDAFPDTTFIGKVTKISNSSVKNAASTSTDQAVDYEVTIQLLNAPPDTRPDFSATAKVITDQRKNVLSVPIIALTVRENETLNKGDTAVGLGKAKPAKDIGKKDVEGVFVVGADNKVTFRPVKVGIAGEKHFEILSGLKDGEKIVAGTYQAIRELKDGALVREQKVDAKKPTSGTTGSKS
- a CDS encoding ABC transporter ATP-binding protein translates to MSHDTVEAPLGMTAERQVVVSQPGAAPDPKWVIVTRGIKREYDMGGEIVRALRGVDLAIARNEYVAIMGPSGSGKSTLMNIVGCLDTPNAGEYWLNGQEVSKMSDDALARVRNKEIGFVFQTFNLLPRATALHNVELPLVYAGVSSDERKRRAKEALAKVQLDNRMDHRPNELSGGQRQRVAIARALVNNPSMLLADEPTGNLDSQTSEEIMRVFETLASSGQTVVMVTHEPDIAAHARRIVVLRDGLISTDERREAFTSRLAL
- a CDS encoding ABC transporter permease, with translation MSLFQALAIAWQTIRVQKLKSFFTVVGVVISVMFLIGVVSIVQGMSKYVEDDFAGKFLGVNTFNLRRYPDINTDVTADEWRAWQRRPKITIEDGYAVRDALPPDARWAMHDLVWAQASSAFFVGGPQVLAEAATAEFFKIKDLGITKGRAFTEQDDVAQSPVIVIGDEVASRYFPNLDPIGREIRINHFPFTVIGVLEKQGTVFGLSLDRQVIAPFHSEMSRLTHARNSLYGVVIQSPTPDAYKPLEESVREVMRRRHHLHPSEADDFVFESSETALSQWFTIRKYLVLAGMVLPAVGLIVSAIVIMNIMLVAVAQRTREIGIRKSLGARRRDILAQFLIESATLSCFGALIGIGAGIGLAKLISAVSPLPAAVAPWSIVLGVAIGAGVGIVSGAYPASIAARLDPILAMRQE
- a CDS encoding ABC transporter permease, with product MRIGAKLYSLLEGVLIAFDAMRVNKVRTGLTVLGIAVGVFVVTVMSAAVHGINEGVSRSIAAAGPTTFFLTRWPVDLNGGCNGSADSCPWRNNRPLTVEQAKAIAELPSIQGVTTHISSNSSIKYADRELPSVSIDAYSPGWIDVDGGDVTSGRDFTPTENDAGANVLLVNPKIVEKLFLGEDPVGKPVRLNGKEFVVIGVYQPLVNAFDNGSKGKLYMPFESAKRRMAVSTWWLDVTVKPRDGYPRDQAMDDVLTTLRSMRHLRPTQQNDFFTSTPEKIMQIYDRVVGVFFLVMITLSAIGLLVGGVGVVAIMMISVTERTSEIGVRKALGATRALILWQFLVEAVTLTAIGASLGLILGSSVAYLIRSTTPIAAQVPPMAIVAALGASAFTGVLFGMIPAVRAARLNPVDALRYE
- a CDS encoding ABC transporter permease — its product is MPIIEAVRLALAQIRVQKLKSFFTLTGVMIGVMFLIAVVSIVEGMGRYMEDDFAGRLLGANTFTLRRYPWFGNNTTREQWMEWQRRPRVYTADVAFVRSVLPGGTRWAVESQERVTASSAYMRPRSVDAHAVDGDYFFIKKYDMSSGRAIAPQEYELGSTVVVIGDEAAKFFFPNLNPVGRELRMAGIPYQVIGVIAHQGTLFGQSLDQMVIAPFNSPLHRVTNPRGDIDGLLVQSSSTIMMNDVMESVREALRAHRHLRPAQPDNFVMETSESALAFFERIRGIMTIVGAALPGVSLIVGGMVIMNIMLVSVAERTHEIGIRKSLGARRKDILRQFLIESATLSTVGAMIGIVFGIAAAKLIAYKTPLPAAVAPWSIVVATLLGTVVGIVSGVYPARRASLLDPIEALRQET